One Gloeocapsopsis sp. IPPAS B-1203 DNA window includes the following coding sequences:
- a CDS encoding ABC transporter ATP-binding protein, with amino-acid sequence MISVEHLSKIYGSTPAIQDVTFSVEPGEIVGFLGPNGAGKTTTMRILTGYLPATSGTAKIAGYDVHENSLAVRQRIGYLPETPPLYPEMTVEAFLYFVTRLKGVPAGDRPSKVTAAIKRCNLQEKRRVLIRKLSKGFRQRVGIAQAIVHDPPAIILDEPTVGLDPRQIIDVRNLIKSLAGTHTIILSTHILPEVSMTCNRVTIINQGKVVATNTPDNLEASLAGGSGYELEIEGNSTAAQQQIQLLPGVRVVEPVTTTEISADRALLRVVSEPGIEPGKEIIATLVSMGIGVYEMRRTRASLEDVFLRLTTQEKLEDNANAQSAHFVNATATEEHQKEEVTQ; translated from the coding sequence ATGATTTCAGTTGAGCATTTAAGTAAAATTTATGGGTCTACCCCAGCAATCCAAGATGTCACCTTTAGTGTCGAACCAGGTGAGATTGTCGGTTTTTTAGGACCAAACGGCGCAGGTAAAACCACGACAATGCGGATTTTGACTGGATATCTCCCCGCAACAAGTGGGACTGCAAAAATTGCAGGGTACGATGTTCATGAAAATTCCTTAGCCGTACGACAGCGAATAGGTTATTTGCCAGAAACGCCACCGTTGTATCCTGAAATGACTGTTGAGGCGTTTTTGTACTTTGTCACAAGACTCAAAGGAGTCCCCGCAGGCGATCGCCCTTCAAAAGTAACTGCTGCAATCAAGCGCTGTAATTTACAAGAAAAACGTCGCGTATTGATTCGCAAACTTTCTAAAGGTTTTCGCCAACGTGTTGGTATAGCCCAAGCGATCGTTCACGATCCTCCTGCAATTATTCTTGATGAACCAACAGTAGGACTCGATCCGCGACAGATTATTGATGTCCGCAATCTGATTAAAAGCCTAGCAGGAACTCACACCATCATTCTGTCTACGCATATCTTGCCCGAAGTGAGTATGACGTGTAACCGCGTCACAATTATTAATCAAGGAAAAGTTGTGGCGACAAATACGCCGGATAATCTCGAAGCGAGTTTAGCAGGTGGTTCGGGCTATGAGTTAGAAATTGAAGGCAATTCAACTGCTGCACAACAGCAAATACAACTTTTACCAGGAGTGCGGGTAGTAGAACCAGTAACAACAACTGAAATTTCCGCAGATCGTGCGCTTTTGCGCGTCGTCTCTGAACCTGGAATTGAGCCAGGAAAAGAAATTATTGCCACTTTAGTGAGTATGGGGATTGGTGTTTATGAAATGCGACGCACGCGGGCGAGTTTAGAAGATGTCTTTCTACGTCTGACGACTCAAGAAAAATTAGAAGACAATGCGAATGCGCAAAGCGCACACTTCGTGAACGCTACCGCAACAGAAGAACACCAGAAAGAAGAGGTAACGCAATGA
- a CDS encoding BrnT family toxin: MAYQWNRDKAAANLRKHGIDFADALSIFSDDLAITIPDKRFDEERFVTIGVDAFGRVLVVVYTLRDNEIRLISARKATRHERQQYEEK, from the coding sequence ATGGCTTACCAATGGAATAGGGACAAGGCAGCAGCTAATCTTCGCAAGCATGGTATTGACTTCGCTGATGCATTATCTATTTTCTCAGACGATCTGGCAATTACCATTCCAGACAAACGGTTTGACGAAGAACGGTTTGTCACTATTGGTGTTGATGCATTTGGTAGAGTTTTGGTAGTTGTATATACGTTGCGGGACAATGAGATCCGGCTTATTTCTGCCCGCAAAGCAACTCGGCACGAACGACAGCAATACGAGGAAAAATAG
- a CDS encoding BrnA antitoxin family protein, translated as MEAEYDFSQGKRGAIDPVPPGKTRITIRLDDDVLSWFREQVHIAGGGNYQTLINEALRQHIQQSREPLEETLRRVVREELERIE; from the coding sequence ATGGAAGCAGAATATGATTTTAGTCAAGGTAAGCGAGGGGCAATTGATCCAGTGCCACCAGGAAAAACCCGCATCACGATCCGGTTAGATGATGATGTTCTATCGTGGTTCCGTGAGCAAGTTCATATTGCAGGTGGAGGAAACTATCAAACTTTGATTAATGAAGCTTTACGTCAGCATATTCAGCAAAGTCGAGAGCCTTTAGAAGAAACCTTACGCAGAGTCGTTCGTGAAGAACTTGAGCGTATTGAGTGA
- a CDS encoding ABC transporter permease subunit, with protein MKLIWANIVAIYRKELQSYFASPLAYAIAGIFWLLSGFFFVIILLGPQGYISLAAQADLQSQQIGVPAPPIDVAYEFLRAFLGIMGSLALFVLPILSMGLYAEERKRGTLELLATSPVTNWAVAVGKLLGVLTFFIAMILPLLAYQAIALSASNPPVPPAVPLLGHLGLILLAASVLSLGMFISSLTDSTLLAAVLTFALVLFLWVIDTVARAFSGPIGEALGHLSLLRHFNNLVQGIFDTGSIVVFATYILLGIFLTAQSIDALRFQRS; from the coding sequence ATGAAACTAATTTGGGCTAACATTGTGGCGATTTATCGTAAAGAGTTACAAAGCTACTTTGCATCGCCCTTAGCATACGCAATTGCCGGAATCTTCTGGCTATTGTCGGGCTTCTTCTTTGTGATTATTTTACTTGGTCCCCAGGGATATATTTCCTTAGCTGCTCAAGCCGACTTACAATCACAACAAATCGGAGTACCCGCACCACCCATTGATGTTGCCTACGAGTTTTTACGCGCTTTCTTAGGTATTATGGGTTCGCTGGCGTTGTTTGTGTTACCTATTCTCTCGATGGGTTTGTATGCTGAAGAACGCAAACGCGGTACTTTAGAGTTACTCGCAACATCACCCGTCACAAATTGGGCTGTTGCTGTCGGTAAGTTATTGGGAGTACTGACGTTTTTTATTGCCATGATTCTACCGTTATTAGCGTATCAAGCGATCGCGCTTAGCGCCTCAAATCCCCCAGTTCCGCCCGCAGTTCCGCTACTGGGACACTTGGGCTTGATTCTTCTAGCAGCCAGCGTGTTGTCTTTGGGAATGTTTATCTCTTCGCTGACAGATAGTACATTACTCGCAGCAGTACTCACATTTGCCTTAGTTCTATTTCTTTGGGTAATTGATACTGTTGCACGAGCATTTAGTGGTCCAATAGGAGAAGCATTAGGTCATCTTTCGTTACTGAGACATTTTAATAATTTAGTCCAAGGCATTTTCGACACAGGTAGTATTGTTGTATTTGCTACTTATATTCTTTTAGGGATTTTCCTGACTGCCCAATCTATCGATGCATTGCGCTTTCAACGTTCTTAA
- a CDS encoding HEAT repeat domain-containing protein, which translates to MANSSLAEISAQLESPNSRDRMLALASLRDVSPADAVPLIKKVLEDEILQIRSMAVFALGIKPTEECYPILVKLLEADPDYGIRADAAGALGYLGDVRAFEPLVRAFYEDTEWLVRFSAAVSLGNLKDSRAHEVLLEALDSDEVVLQQAAIAALGEIKDIESVDHILRFAQSEDWLTRQRLAEALSQLPSDKSVSALKYLEKDSHPNVAAAAKIALERLNQAST; encoded by the coding sequence ATGGCAAATTCCAGCCTAGCAGAAATTTCTGCACAGTTAGAAAGTCCAAATTCACGCGATCGCATGTTGGCGCTTGCATCGTTGCGCGATGTTTCTCCAGCAGATGCTGTCCCTTTGATTAAAAAAGTTTTAGAAGATGAAATTTTGCAAATCCGCTCAATGGCTGTATTTGCGCTGGGTATTAAGCCCACAGAAGAATGCTACCCCATATTAGTCAAACTCTTAGAAGCCGATCCTGATTACGGAATTCGTGCTGATGCAGCAGGGGCTTTAGGATATTTAGGAGATGTGAGAGCGTTTGAACCTCTAGTACGCGCATTTTATGAAGATACCGAGTGGTTAGTTCGCTTTAGTGCAGCGGTATCGCTGGGAAATTTGAAAGATTCTCGCGCCCATGAAGTATTGTTGGAAGCCTTAGACAGTGATGAAGTTGTCCTGCAACAAGCAGCGATCGCAGCTTTAGGTGAAATTAAAGACATTGAATCAGTCGATCATATTTTGCGTTTTGCCCAATCAGAAGACTGGTTGACGAGACAACGCTTGGCTGAAGCTTTGAGTCAGCTACCTAGTGACAAGAGCGTATCTGCACTAAAATATCTAGAAAAAGATAGCCACCCTAATGTTGCTGCAGCAGCAAAAATTGCTCTAGAACGCCTTAACCAAGCTTCTACTTGA
- a CDS encoding phycobiliprotein lyase, with product MNIQEFFEQSAGKWFSHRTSHHLAFKQSESGKSDITIETLPNDHPEVLKLCEQYEVDPAQASCGARVSWNGTMEWDEEKHVGSTVLVSVPDPENPQQGKLLREIGYAEKVPVAGRYMMGDDGALTLITEYETMSSEERLWFASPNLRMRVSVLKRFGGFSMASFTSEIRMGGAKPAAQETETSNVST from the coding sequence ATGAATATTCAAGAATTTTTTGAGCAAAGTGCTGGTAAATGGTTTTCACATCGCACAAGTCATCACTTAGCCTTTAAACAATCTGAGTCGGGAAAATCTGACATCACAATTGAAACATTACCAAACGATCACCCAGAAGTGCTTAAACTCTGCGAACAGTATGAGGTCGATCCTGCACAAGCGAGTTGTGGTGCGCGTGTTAGCTGGAATGGCACGATGGAATGGGATGAAGAAAAGCACGTTGGTTCTACGGTTTTAGTTTCAGTTCCCGATCCTGAAAATCCTCAACAAGGTAAGCTACTCCGCGAAATTGGTTACGCTGAGAAAGTTCCTGTTGCAGGGCGTTATATGATGGGTGACGATGGGGCGTTAACCCTAATAACAGAATACGAAACGATGTCTTCTGAAGAACGGCTATGGTTTGCTAGTCCCAATTTGCGGATGCGAGTCAGCGTGTTAAAGCGCTTTGGTGGTTTTAGCATGGCGTCGTTTACTTCTGAGATTCGTATGGGTGGTGCAAAGCCTGCTGCTCAAGAAACTGAAACATCAAATGTATCGACTTGA
- a CDS encoding methyltransferase domain-containing protein, with protein sequence METYQSEYWEQRYQEGTTRWDLGQAAPAFVSFLQLHSLQPGKAAVLGSGRGYDAIAFAKSGFDVIGFDFAPAAIHEATAIAQASGSSAKFLQRDIFDLPIEFSQYFHYVIEHTCFCAINPQQRQDYIKVVREILQPRGELIAIFFTHSRPGGPPFGVSPEEIEQYFETDFEILKLQPITNSVPARQGEEHFGHFRLM encoded by the coding sequence GTGGAAACTTATCAATCGGAATATTGGGAACAGCGATATCAAGAAGGAACAACACGTTGGGATTTAGGACAAGCTGCACCAGCGTTTGTGAGTTTTTTGCAGTTACATTCTTTACAGCCAGGAAAAGCAGCGGTTTTAGGTAGTGGTCGCGGCTATGATGCGATCGCATTTGCCAAATCTGGCTTTGATGTCATTGGTTTTGATTTTGCGCCAGCGGCGATTCATGAAGCGACAGCAATTGCCCAAGCAAGTGGCAGTTCAGCAAAATTTTTGCAACGTGATATTTTTGACTTGCCTATTGAATTTTCTCAGTATTTTCATTACGTTATTGAACATACTTGTTTTTGTGCAATTAATCCACAACAGCGACAAGATTATATAAAAGTAGTACGAGAAATCTTGCAACCACGAGGCGAACTCATCGCAATCTTTTTTACACATTCTCGTCCTGGTGGACCACCTTTTGGTGTTAGTCCAGAGGAAATTGAACAGTACTTTGAGACAGATTTTGAAATTCTGAAGTTACAGCCAATCACTAATTCAGTACCAGCACGTCAAGGTGAAGAACACTTTGGACACTTTCGCTTGATGTAA